In Streptomyces sp. SLBN-118, the following are encoded in one genomic region:
- the gatB gene encoding Asp-tRNA(Asn)/Glu-tRNA(Gln) amidotransferase subunit GatB: MTVTELVSYEDALAAYDPVMGLEVHVELGTKTKMFCGCSTELGAEPNSQTCPTCLGMPGSLPVVNAIGVESAVKIGLALNCEIAEWCRFARKNYFYPDMPKNFQTSQYDEPIAFDGYLDVQLEDGEVFRVQIERAHMEEDTGKSTHVGGATGRIHGASHSLLDYNRAGIPLIEIVTKPIEGAGERAPEVAKAYVAELRELIKALGVSEARMEQGQMRCDVNLSLRPRGAEKFGTRSETKNVNSLRSVERAARFEIQRHAAVLSSGGTIIQETRHFHEDDGSTTSGRVKEEAEDYRYFPEPDLVPVAPARAWVEELRATLPELPRVRRNRLREEWGISEHDMQSILNAGAVDLIAATIDAGADAAAARKWWMGGLARRSNEEGVELSSLPITPAQVARVAALVASGDLNDKLARQVIEGVLAGEGGPDDVVEKRGLKVVSDEGALGAAVDEAIAGNAAIADKIRGGKVAAVGALVGAVMKTTRGQADAARVKELILQKLGVEG; encoded by the coding sequence GTGACCGTCACTGAACTGGTGTCGTACGAGGACGCCCTCGCTGCCTACGACCCCGTCATGGGCCTCGAGGTCCATGTCGAACTCGGCACCAAGACCAAGATGTTCTGCGGCTGCTCGACCGAGCTGGGCGCCGAGCCCAACTCGCAGACCTGCCCGACCTGTCTCGGCATGCCCGGCTCGCTCCCCGTCGTCAACGCGATCGGCGTCGAGTCGGCCGTCAAGATCGGCCTCGCGCTGAACTGCGAGATCGCCGAGTGGTGCCGCTTCGCCCGGAAGAACTACTTCTATCCGGACATGCCGAAGAACTTCCAGACCTCGCAGTACGACGAGCCGATCGCCTTCGACGGCTATCTGGACGTCCAGCTGGAGGACGGGGAGGTCTTCCGCGTACAGATCGAGCGCGCCCACATGGAGGAGGACACCGGCAAGTCGACGCACGTCGGCGGCGCCACCGGCCGTATCCACGGCGCGTCCCACTCCCTGCTGGACTACAACCGCGCCGGCATCCCCCTGATCGAGATCGTCACCAAGCCGATCGAGGGCGCGGGCGAGCGCGCGCCGGAGGTCGCCAAGGCGTACGTCGCCGAACTGCGCGAACTCATCAAGGCGCTCGGTGTCTCCGAGGCCCGCATGGAGCAGGGCCAGATGCGCTGCGACGTGAACCTTTCGCTGCGGCCGCGGGGTGCCGAGAAGTTCGGCACGCGCTCCGAGACGAAGAACGTCAACTCGCTGCGGTCGGTCGAGCGTGCGGCACGGTTCGAGATCCAGCGCCACGCGGCGGTGCTCTCGTCCGGCGGCACGATCATCCAGGAGACCCGCCACTTCCACGAGGACGACGGCTCCACGACGTCCGGCCGCGTGAAGGAGGAGGCGGAGGACTACCGGTACTTCCCGGAGCCCGACCTCGTCCCCGTCGCGCCTGCGCGCGCGTGGGTCGAGGAGCTTCGCGCCACGCTGCCCGAACTCCCGCGGGTGCGGCGCAACCGCCTGCGCGAGGAGTGGGGCATCTCCGAGCACGACATGCAGTCGATCCTCAACGCGGGTGCGGTCGACCTGATCGCCGCCACGATCGACGCGGGTGCGGATGCCGCGGCCGCGCGCAAGTGGTGGATGGGCGGGCTCGCCCGCCGCTCCAACGAGGAGGGCGTCGAGCTGTCCTCGCTGCCCATCACCCCGGCCCAGGTGGCCCGGGTGGCGGCGCTGGTCGCGTCCGGCGACCTCAATGACAAGCTGGCCCGCCAGGTCATCGAGGGTGTGCTCGCGGGCGAGGGCGGCCCGGACGACGTCGTCGAGAAGCGCGGCCTCAAGGTCGTCTCGGACGAGGGCGCGCTCGGCGCGGCCGTCGACGAGGCGATCGCGGGCAACGCGGCGATCGCCGACAAGATCCGCGGCGGCAAGGTCGCGGCGGTTGGCGCGCTGGTCGGCGCGGTCATGAAGACGACCCGCGGCCAGGCGGACGCGGCGCGCGTCAAGGAGCTGATCCTTCAGAAGCTCGGCGTCGAGGGCTGA
- the gatA gene encoding Asp-tRNA(Asn)/Glu-tRNA(Gln) amidotransferase subunit GatA, with amino-acid sequence MTDTNVTIIRLTAAEIAAKIASGELTAVEVTEAHLARIEAVDEKVHAFLHVDREGALAQARAVDAKREAGEKLGALAGVPLALKDIFTTEGIPTTVGSKILEGWIPPYDATVTKKLKAADVVILGKTNMDEFAMGSSTENSAYGPTGNPWDLTRIPGGSGGGSSAALASYEAPLAIGTDTGGSIRQPAAVTGTVGVKPTYGGVSRFGMVAFSSSLDQGGPCARTVLDAALLHEVIAGHDPLDSTSIDAPVPPVVEAAKNGSVAGMRVGVVKQFRGEGYQAGVVQRFDESVELLRGLGATIVELDCPSFDLGLSAYYLIAPSECSSNLARFDAMRYGLRVGDDGTKSAEEVTALTREAGFGDEVKRRIMLGTYALSSGYYDAYYGSAQKVRTLITRDFEKAFEQVDVIVSPTTPTTAFPIGERADDPMAMYLADLCTIPTNLAGNAAMSLPCGLAPEDGLPVGLQIIAPAMKDDRLYKVGAAVEAAFVEKWGHPLLEEAPSL; translated from the coding sequence ATGACGGACACCAACGTCACCATCATCAGGCTCACCGCCGCAGAGATCGCCGCGAAGATCGCTTCCGGCGAGCTCACGGCCGTCGAGGTCACCGAGGCGCACCTGGCCAGGATCGAGGCCGTCGACGAGAAGGTGCACGCCTTCCTGCACGTCGACCGTGAGGGAGCGCTCGCGCAGGCCCGCGCCGTCGACGCCAAGCGCGAGGCGGGCGAGAAGCTCGGCGCGCTGGCCGGTGTGCCGCTCGCGCTGAAGGACATCTTCACCACCGAGGGCATCCCGACCACCGTCGGTTCCAAGATCCTCGAGGGCTGGATCCCGCCGTACGACGCGACGGTGACCAAGAAGCTCAAGGCAGCGGACGTCGTCATCCTCGGCAAGACCAACATGGACGAGTTCGCCATGGGGTCCTCCACCGAGAACAGCGCATACGGCCCGACCGGCAACCCCTGGGACCTCACCCGTATCCCCGGCGGTTCCGGCGGCGGGTCGAGCGCGGCCCTCGCCTCGTACGAGGCACCGCTCGCCATCGGCACGGACACCGGCGGCTCCATCCGCCAGCCCGCCGCCGTCACCGGCACGGTCGGCGTCAAGCCCACCTACGGCGGCGTCTCCCGCTTCGGCATGGTCGCCTTCTCCTCCTCCCTCGACCAGGGCGGCCCCTGCGCCCGTACGGTCCTGGACGCGGCCCTGCTGCACGAGGTCATCGCCGGTCACGACCCGCTGGACTCGACGTCCATCGACGCCCCGGTCCCGCCGGTCGTCGAGGCCGCGAAGAACGGCTCGGTCGCGGGGATGCGCGTCGGCGTCGTCAAGCAGTTCCGCGGCGAGGGCTACCAGGCCGGTGTCGTCCAGCGCTTCGACGAGTCCGTGGAGCTGCTGCGCGGTCTTGGCGCCACGATCGTCGAGCTGGACTGCCCGTCCTTCGACCTCGGGCTCTCCGCGTACTACCTGATCGCGCCGTCCGAGTGCTCCTCCAACCTGGCCCGCTTCGACGCCATGCGCTACGGCTTGCGGGTCGGCGACGACGGCACGAAGTCGGCCGAGGAGGTCACCGCGCTCACCCGCGAGGCCGGCTTCGGTGACGAGGTCAAGCGCCGCATCATGCTCGGTACGTACGCGCTCAGCTCCGGCTACTACGACGCGTACTACGGCTCCGCGCAGAAGGTGCGCACGCTCATCACCCGGGACTTCGAGAAGGCCTTCGAGCAGGTCGACGTGATCGTCTCGCCGACCACGCCCACCACCGCCTTCCCGATCGGCGAGCGCGCCGACGACCCGATGGCGATGTACCTCGCGGACCTGTGCACCATCCCGACCAACCTGGCCGGCAACGCCGCGATGTCGCTGCCCTGCGGTCTCGCGCCGGAGGACGGACTGCCGGTCGGACTGCAGATCATCGCCCCCGCCATGAAGGACGACCGGCTGTACAAGGTCGGCGCGGCCGTCGAGGCGGCCTTCGTGGAAAAGTGGGGCCACCCGCTGCTCGAGGAGGCTCCGTCGCTGTGA
- the gatC gene encoding Asp-tRNA(Asn)/Glu-tRNA(Gln) amidotransferase subunit GatC codes for MPGITREEVAHLARLARLELKDEELDHFAGQLDDIIGAVARVSEVADQDVPPTSHPLPLTNVMRADEVRPSLTPEQALSGAPAQEQQRFKVPQILGED; via the coding sequence ATGCCTGGCATTACGCGCGAGGAGGTCGCCCACCTCGCCCGGCTGGCGCGTCTGGAGCTGAAGGACGAAGAGCTCGACCACTTCGCCGGACAGCTCGACGACATCATCGGCGCGGTCGCCCGCGTCTCCGAGGTCGCCGACCAAGACGTACCCCCGACCTCCCACCCGCTGCCGCTGACCAATGTCATGCGCGCGGACGAGGTTCGTCCGTCGCTCACCCCCGAGCAGGCGCTCTCCGGCGCCCCTGCCCAGGAGCAGCAGCGTTTCAAGGTGCCGCAGATCCTGGGGGAGGACTAA
- a CDS encoding bifunctional diguanylate cyclase/phosphodiesterase, protein MKPTESAATVSRPRGFAALAGMTPGLPVAAVVCAAALLAFGVFSTLGEGLALFPGSTAGWSLAVLTGIIVGHLVALGRDRWWGGTGSGAALTLAVLLLFGWVPAGLVSLAVVALVAAARRNRWRQGVLHGSVDILGIGAAALVLAVFGVEPSVEAPWTPLEWGIEAAPEVILAATAYLVVTRLLLWYVLAPQGGGLPTAARTALLRQGLVAVALLGIAPLICVVAVALPLLLPLFAVPLIALDSTLWIARARAEEQLRDPLTGLPNRQWLLERTWSALADAEGSGARSALVLIDLDRFRSVNDTLGHLAGDRLLLQIADRLRLALPRGAEAARLGGDEFAVLLPTADSATSAQRVARHLVAELSSPLDLDGLTLVLEASAGVAVFPEHALDAEGLLRRADVAMYQAKRDRTGVEVYESKRDSNTPDRLGLLGDLRRALDAGDVELHYQPKVRFDGHVAGLEALVRWVHPERGRVPPDEFIAIAESSGLMPHLTEYVLDTALGQVAKWRAQGLDVPVAVNVSPRDVHTPGFAGSVAARLARHGVPAGSLQLEITEHVLLEDPQRAADTLAGLTEHGVKMSLDDFGTGYSSLVHLRKLPVSELKIDRSFVARLAVDNEDAAIVRCTVDLAHSLGLLVVAEGVEDDETWERLRDLGCDAVQGWLVAAAMPPQEATAWLRARGERGWHRAAELPAATADATRPPASPTSEPSGQVVP, encoded by the coding sequence ATGAAACCGACCGAGAGCGCCGCCACGGTCTCACGGCCGCGTGGATTCGCGGCCCTTGCGGGCATGACGCCGGGACTGCCCGTCGCCGCCGTCGTATGCGCCGCCGCACTGCTCGCCTTCGGAGTCTTCAGCACGCTGGGGGAGGGCCTTGCGCTGTTCCCCGGTTCCACCGCGGGCTGGTCGCTCGCCGTCCTCACCGGGATCATCGTCGGCCATCTCGTCGCGCTCGGCCGCGACCGCTGGTGGGGCGGCACCGGTTCCGGTGCCGCACTCACGCTCGCCGTCCTGCTCCTGTTCGGCTGGGTGCCTGCCGGACTGGTCAGCCTCGCCGTCGTCGCGCTGGTCGCCGCCGCCCGCAGAAACCGCTGGCGCCAGGGCGTATTGCACGGCTCCGTGGACATCCTCGGGATCGGCGCCGCCGCTCTCGTTCTTGCGGTGTTCGGGGTGGAGCCGAGCGTCGAGGCGCCCTGGACGCCACTCGAATGGGGCATCGAGGCCGCCCCGGAAGTGATTCTCGCGGCCACCGCCTATCTCGTGGTGACCCGGCTGCTCCTGTGGTATGTCCTCGCCCCCCAGGGGGGCGGTCTGCCCACCGCCGCCCGTACGGCCCTGCTGCGGCAGGGCCTTGTTGCGGTCGCCCTGCTCGGCATCGCCCCGCTGATCTGTGTCGTCGCCGTCGCCCTGCCGCTGCTGCTGCCCTTGTTCGCCGTACCGCTGATCGCCCTCGATTCCACGCTGTGGATCGCCCGGGCCAGAGCAGAGGAGCAGTTGCGCGACCCCCTGACGGGTCTGCCGAACCGTCAGTGGCTCCTGGAACGGACCTGGTCCGCCCTCGCGGACGCCGAGGGCAGCGGTGCCCGCTCGGCTCTCGTGCTGATCGATCTCGACCGCTTTCGTTCCGTCAATGACACACTCGGCCATCTCGCGGGGGACCGGCTGTTGCTCCAGATCGCCGACCGGCTCAGGCTCGCCCTGCCCCGCGGTGCCGAGGCGGCCCGGCTCGGCGGCGACGAGTTCGCCGTACTGCTCCCGACCGCCGACTCCGCCACCAGCGCCCAGCGCGTCGCCCGTCACCTCGTCGCCGAGCTGTCCTCGCCGCTCGATCTCGACGGGCTCACCCTCGTCCTGGAGGCCAGCGCGGGCGTCGCCGTCTTCCCCGAGCACGCACTGGACGCGGAAGGGCTGCTGCGGCGCGCGGACGTCGCGATGTACCAGGCGAAGCGGGACCGCACGGGCGTGGAGGTGTATGAGTCCAAGCGGGACAGCAACACTCCTGACCGGCTCGGCCTGCTGGGCGATCTGCGCCGTGCGCTGGACGCCGGTGACGTGGAGCTGCACTACCAGCCCAAGGTCCGCTTCGACGGCCATGTCGCCGGACTGGAGGCGCTGGTCCGCTGGGTCCACCCGGAGCGCGGCCGGGTCCCCCCGGACGAGTTCATCGCGATCGCCGAGTCCTCGGGCCTGATGCCGCATCTGACGGAGTACGTGCTGGACACGGCCCTCGGGCAGGTCGCCAAGTGGCGTGCCCAGGGGCTCGACGTGCCGGTGGCCGTGAATGTCTCGCCGCGCGACGTCCACACCCCCGGATTCGCCGGATCCGTCGCCGCCCGCCTCGCCCGCCACGGCGTCCCGGCCGGCTCCCTCCAACTGGAGATCACGGAGCACGTCCTCCTGGAGGACCCCCAGCGCGCCGCCGACACGCTCGCCGGGCTCACCGAGCACGGCGTGAAGATGTCCCTGGACGACTTCGGCACCGGCTACTCCTCCCTCGTGCATCTGCGCAAGCTCCCGGTCAGCGAGCTCAAGATCGACCGCTCCTTCGTGGCCCGGCTCGCCGTCGACAACGAGGACGCCGCGATCGTCCGCTGCACCGTCGACCTCGCCCACTCGCTGGGCCTGCTCGTCGTCGCCGAGGGCGTCGAGGACGACGAGACCTGGGAGCGGCTGCGCGATCTGGGCTGCGACGCCGTCCAGGGGTGGCTGGTCGCGGCCGCGATGCCGCCGCAGGAGGCCACGGCGTGGCTGCGGGCGCGCGGCGAGCGCGGCTGGCACCGGGCCGCGGAACTGCCCGCCGCCACGGCGGACGCGACGCGGCCTCCCGCCAGCCCGACCAGTGAGCCCTCCGGCCAGGTCGTTCCCTGA